In Aegilops tauschii subsp. strangulata cultivar AL8/78 chromosome 3, Aet v6.0, whole genome shotgun sequence, one genomic interval encodes:
- the LOC109774109 gene encoding coatomer subunit zeta-3: MASCPSVKNILVLDAEGKRVAVKYYADDWPSASSKLAFEKSLFVKTQKTSARTEADVVMFDGYIIVYKFIQDLHFFVTGGDEENELILASVLQGFSDAVGILLRNSVDKRTALENLDLIFLCLDEVVDGGIVLETDGNVIAEKVSGHGLEGAGSFTEQTISQALATAREHFARSLLK; encoded by the exons ATG GCGTCCTGCCcgtcggtcaagaacatcctcgTGCTGGACGCGGAGGGGAAGCGCGTGGCCGTCAAGTACTACGCCGACGACTGGCCCTCCGCGTCCTCCAAGCTGGCTTTCGAGAAGTCGCTCTTCGTGAAGACCCAGAAGACCAGCGCCAGAACAGAGG CTGATGTGGTAATGTTTGATGGCTACATTATTGTGTACAAGTTCATCCAAgatctccatttttttgtaacTGGAGGAGATGAGGAGAATGAGCTCATTTTAGCGTCAGTTCTTCAGGGGTTTTCTGATGCTGTTGGCATTCTTCTCAG AAACAGTGTAGACAAAAGGACCGCACTTGAAAATCTGGATCTCATCTTTTTGTGCCTTGACGAGGTTGTTGATGGAGG GATTGTTCTGGAAACAGATGGAAATGTGATAGCCGAGAAGGTGTCAGGCCATGGATTGGAAGGAGCTGGGTCATTCACTGAGCAG ACGATAAGCCAAGCCCTAGCGACAGCAAGAGAGCACTTCGCGAGGTCTCTTCTGAAGTAG
- the LOC109774108 gene encoding protein ALP1-like, with protein MAPLRGAKRRKRHPEKALPAGVMAPLPPPDAADWWDSFSRRLAAGHYSKDCQNFESVFKMSRKTFDYICTLITGDFSRKTQGFRNFRFGDKTILALEDQVAVALLRLTTGESLLSIGNRFGMNHSAISNITWKFIESLEDHAISHLKWPDPEEMATIKAKFEKLQGLPNCCGAIDTTHILMCSSAQPNSNVWLDCENKNSMVLQAVVDPDMRFRDVVSGWPGSMDDSCILRTSGFYKLCEKGGRLDGQMELPGEPAGSVVREYIIGDTGYPLLPWLMTPYQERDLSPAKAAFNKQHAAARMVVQGAMARLKERWQVLKGELWRPDKHRLPRIIYACCLLTNIMIDLGDTHRERAPASHDHDDGYYQQFSNVADDGAVAQRDVLCQFVSRLGSKLPE; from the exons ATGGCACCACTGAGGGGGGCCAAGCGCCGGAAGCGGCACCCGGAGAAAGCCCTGCCGGCGGGGGTGATGGCGCCCTTGCccccgcccgacgccgccgaTTGGTGGGACTCCTTCTCCCGCAGGCTTGCAGCAG GACATTACTCCAAAGACTGCCAAAACTTTGAGTCAGTCTTCAAGATGTCGaggaagacattcgactacatttGCACTCTTATTACTGGGGACTTCTCAAGAAAGACGCAGGGTTTCAGAAATTTCAGGTTTGGAGACAAGACGATTCTTGCGTTGGAGGATCAAGTAGCTGTTGCTCTGTTGAGACTGACGACTGGTGAGTCACTTCTGAGCATAGGGAATCGCTTTGGAATGAACCACTCAGCAATCTCAAACATCACTTGGAAGTTCATCGAGTCCTTGGAGGATCACGCGATCAGTCATCTGAAGTGGCCTGACCCTGAGGAGATGGCGACCATCAAAGCAAAGTTCGAAAAGCTCCAGGGCCTCCCCAACTGCTGCGGCGCCATAGACACAACACACATCCTCATGTGCTCTTCAGCTCAGCCTAACAGCAATGTCTGGCTTGACTGTGAGAACAAGAACAGCATGGTCCTGCAGGCCGTTGTCGACCCCGACATGCGGTTCAGAGACGTTGTCAGTGGCTGGCCTGGGAGCATGGATGACTCCTGCATCCTGCGCACCTCGGGCTTCTACAAGCTGTGCGAGAAAGGCGGGAGGCTGGACGGCCAAATGGAGCTTCCTGGGGAGCCAGCAGGGTCAGTGGTCAGAGAGTACATCATCGGGGACACGGGCTACCCTCTCCTTCCCTGGCTGATGACTCCATACCAAGAGCGTGATCTGTCTCCAGCAAAAGCAGCATTCAACAAGCAGCACGCCGCGGCGAGAATGGTGGTGCAGGGTGCTATGGCCAGGCTGAAGGAAAGGTGGCAGGTACTCAAGGGGGAGCTGTGGAGGCCCGACAAGCACCGGCTGCCGAGGATCATCTACGCCTGCTGCCTGCTCACCAACATCATGATCGACCTCGGCGACACACACAGAGAACGGGCACCGGCGTCGCACGACCATGATGACGGTTACTATCAGCAGTTCAGCAATGTGGCCGACGACGGTGCGGTCGCGCAGAGGGACGTGCTTTGCCAGTTTGTCAGCAGGCTAGGCAGCAAATTGCCGGAGTGA